The window CAtcattctcattctcatcTCGTCACCTCACCTCATAAAATTATGTCAGAAATAATAGACACAGAGGATCATGATCTCAAGGCAATCGTTGCTAAGATGCGTCTTCTGAAAGAAAGCATGAAGGCTGCAAAGGCGGCGAAGAAGAAGCTGAAGGAATCACAGCAAGCCGCGGATGAGGCAGAGGAAAAGCTGAGCAAGGCTTTGGAGGAGGTTCAAATGATGTGTGTCATTAGTTTTTTATCACATTCGATTACAAAATCTTTGTTGTTTGTCTTTTCCCGCGATTGGATAACAATTTACACGAATTAAATCGAACACCCGTTTATAGGCACACATGAGttgtagtataaattttgtatttatctagcgtagtaattttttgtgttgtataaaaaattaggCAAATTTAAAGTGGTTATCGAATCCAGACAAAAACTGATGAAAGCATAAGCCTTGTGGTAAGATATTTATTCAGAAGAAAAGGCCAAGGTTGTATATTGCACAAATTCACCATAGACTATCAATGATgttcataacttgaattattgCACAGATTTCTTGATCAGCCATATCTCTACACTTTTGTATCAGAAATATTTGGTCTGATATAACACAATTCAACTCTAAACCTACAAAATTCATCTCAAAATCACTGGCAGCAGTAATCTTTGCAATGAGAAATTGACTGATAATCGGAACCCCTAAAAGTCGAGTTTATGGAGTGGAGATCTTCAGTTAACAAGGATCACTTGTGTTGGTGGCATCACAAGATTCAGTTTGATTCTTCCTCACCTCAAGATCATCGAGATAGTTCTGATATATGTAAGAAGCAAAGCCCCAAAAGGCCAACAACATAGCAATTATCTTCGCCCCATTCATCTTGTCATGGAAGACAACCAGAGAAGCAATAGGAGTGACTGCTAGAGAAAGGGTGCTGATAACATTGGAGAAGAGAGAAGATACCACAAAAATTAAGCCTACAACACCAACTGAACAGATTTGCCACGCTATGGCTGTCCATACCAGTGTCATTATGTAAGAAACCTCTCCATTGCCAAAGCTGTCCATTTCTCCCTTTATAGTCCTCCATTCTCCACTAGCAAAGAGGCCTACAATGGTGACACAAGTTGCCACAATTGATGTGTATATCTGCATATCAAGAACAACAGAGAAAGTCTCCTTCTTCAGAACCTTTTCAAATGTCAGCTGCATGAGGGACAGCACGAGGGAGTACAGTGCAGAGGCTGCAAGGGTAGTAAAAACTCCAAGAAAATACTCGCCCCGGGAGATCCCTGAAGGTTTATCTGAACCATCATTGGTAGCGAGCAGGGCAGCAGATAACGAAAGAATTATCACTGAATTCAGTATTAAGACAGTGAACTTCTGCCGGTTGATGAAGAATGCGAAAACTGCATTAAATGCTAATTGTGTGGCGCAGATGAGAGAATAAGTAGAAGCTGATAGGTATAGCAATCCAATGGAATACAACATGTTATCTCCAGCAATAATGACCCCAACAACAATATAGATTATGATCATCAGGCGAGTAGAAGGTGGCGCTGATAAACTAGTAGACTCATCAGGGGAGCGGAGGAAAAGGTATGGAATGAAAAGGAGAGGGAAAGCTACTGTTTGGACAAGAGTAGCCATCCATTTACTGTTCCCACCCTTATCATAATAAAACCTTCCCAAAAGCACAGCAACAGCTTGACCaacaataagaaataatatgtTGAATACGACAACAGTCCACCAGTGAGAGCGCTTAAGGTTGTAAAGTGGTCGGTGATAACCATGATCTGCCAGAATAGGAACTAGATTCTCTGTCATGCAATAAATGCAAAAGTGAGTAGATAGATAACTATTGTAAGTCTGTAATTAGTAGTACTTGGTAGCACAATCTTCCTCaagttaaaaatgaaactgaTCTTTTTAGCACAAAGATAGAACTAAATAACCcactagtagtactatgtaAAATGTGtctcacaaattcacaataaTTTTACATGAATTCTGAATCCACTGCTTCAGCAAACCACAAAAGTAAAACCataacatttcataaaatatactgTGACCTTTTATCTCCTTCTACTCTTCATCAATGTCGAGAGACATTGATgaggaaaatgagaaataaacaaaacagaaTTAAAAAAGGAACAAGAATAAAAAGTTGTAGATTTATCGTTCTAGATATAAATACACAGCACATGCTCTCAAGATAAAGTCAAATTGTAAACAAGTTTTTGACTAGATTCTACATAGGTGGTCAATGTCAAATGAAATATCCTAaagaaaattaacataaaatgcAATGCAACTGCAACAGAGATAATAATTAAGCGCTGAGCACAATGTAACAGCCACAAGTGTCAGAGTATGAAACAAATTTCAACTGCCTCAATGGAATATGATCACTCATCACTCCCAACTGGCAAACTCCCATCATGTCATTTCTCATCAACCACTTACTCTTCAAATACTCTCCATGgacaaatcaaataaaatggataATTTTGCAAATTAGAAAACCCAACTGAATATGTACATTACACTAGTTTCAGCTGCATATTAGTTTAGCTTCTCATAACGGTGATAAACTAGGAATTCATACATGCTTTCCTTATAAGAGACTCAACTGATCAGGTGTAAGCTCATGGACATGCTATCCTAAATATATAAgcaaaaattatagtagttcCCTCTGaagtaaagaaataaacaagaaaacGGAACACCAGCATAACTTGTTTTATGGACTGGCTCCTTAGGCATACAAATAAACATGTTTCAGCTCGCCTATATTATATTCCTTGCAACTTATACTACACTATCTTCCATAAAATCTGTATCAAAGATCAACGAATCAACCACTCACGCAAAACCATAGGTCTACTAGCAAGTGAGTTGCTGTTTAAATCCGCCCCGTTGGattaagtaaaaagaaaaaaatgctGATTGTTAGTTACAGTGGCCCTTCATGAACAACATATGAATCAAGGGTTTTATGGAGAAAATGGCAAATTGTTGACAGATGTCCCCTTCAGTTACCCCATGTTTAATGTCATCTAAAGGTAAGAATACTTGGCCTACTGCAGGACCATACAATGAAGTCTCATTGTTTATCAAATTTGTATCATGCACTTTTCATGACTCAAACTTTAAACAACCTAGCATTTCTTTAAATGACATTAAAACCAAGCATCCAAGTCAAATCCACTCAAAATAAAAGGcttaaaaactgaaatacaAAGCATTTATGGCTTCCCTGCGAAGAATACTCTGCCTCAGAAGATTAAAGCAATAATAAGGCGAACCAAACGAAAACTAGAATTTCGAGTAAACATGCAACTATGACCACTAAAAAGtgagaaatgaataaataaatcaatccaCCAATTTCGTCAAAAGACAGAAAGGCAAACACAGAGATAGCgaaatcacaaataaaaagaataagatAAGCTAGTTGAAAACCTGCCATGACGAGAACGAAGCCTTGAATTATGGCGGAAGACGATACCagt is drawn from Salvia hispanica cultivar TCC Black 2014 chromosome 6, UniMelb_Shisp_WGS_1.0, whole genome shotgun sequence and contains these coding sequences:
- the LOC125191875 gene encoding probable purine permease 11 isoform X1 gives rise to the protein MVLQNLVPILADHGYHRPLYNLKRSHWWTVVVFNILFLIVGQAVAVLLGRFYYDKGGNSKWMATLVQTVAFPLLFIPYLFLRSPDESTSLSAPPSTRLMIIIYIVVGVIIAGDNMLYSIGLLYLSASTYSLICATQLAFNAVFAFFINRQKFTVLILNSVIILSLSAALLATNDGSDKPSGISRGEYFLGVFTTLAASALYSLVLSLMQLTFEKVLKKETFSVVLDMQIYTSIVATCVTIVGLFASGEWRTIKGEMDSFGNGEVSYIMTLVWTAIAWQICSVGVVGLIFVVSSLFSNVISTLSLAVTPIASLVVFHDKMNGAKIIAMLLAFWGFASYIYQNYLDDLEVRKNQTESCDATNTSDPC
- the LOC125191875 gene encoding probable purine permease 11 isoform X2; protein product: MAENLVPILADHGYHRPLYNLKRSHWWTVVVFNILFLIVGQAVAVLLGRFYYDKGGNSKWMATLVQTVAFPLLFIPYLFLRSPDESTSLSAPPSTRLMIIIYIVVGVIIAGDNMLYSIGLLYLSASTYSLICATQLAFNAVFAFFINRQKFTVLILNSVIILSLSAALLATNDGSDKPSGISRGEYFLGVFTTLAASALYSLVLSLMQLTFEKVLKKETFSVVLDMQIYTSIVATCVTIVGLFASGEWRTIKGEMDSFGNGEVSYIMTLVWTAIAWQICSVGVVGLIFVVSSLFSNVISTLSLAVTPIASLVVFHDKMNGAKIIAMLLAFWGFASYIYQNYLDDLEVRKNQTESCDATNTSDPC